DNA sequence from the Anaerosporomusa subterranea genome:
ATATCTTTGGCAGCAACTTTAATTTCCACCTAAAAATTAAAGAAGGCGCCGGTGCATTTGTTTGCGGCGAAGAAACTGCCTTGTTGGCCTCGATTGAAGGCAAACGCGGCATGCCGCGTCCTCGTCCGCCATTCCCGGCAATCTCCGGCCTGTGGGGTAAGCCGACTAATATCAATAACGTCGAGACCTTCGGTAATGTGCCGCAGATAATCACCAACGGCGCTGACTGGTACGCGGCTATGGGTACAGAAAAGAGCAAAGGCACGAAAGTGTTTGCGTTAACCGGACGCATAAACAATACCGGCTTGGCGGAAGTTCCGATGGGAATCGCTATGCGGGAAATCATTTATGAAATCGGCGGCGGTATTCCTGACGGCAAGAAGTTTAAGGCTGTGCAAATCGGCGGTCCGTCGGGCGGCTGTCTGCCGGAAGAAATGCTTGATTTGCCGGTGGATTATGATTCGCTGATTGCAGCTGGCGCGATGATGGGATCGGGTGGGTTGGTTGTTATGGATGAAACCACCTGTATGGTCGATGTCGCTAAATTCTTCCTCAACTTTACTCAATCTGAGTCTTGCGGCAAATGTACCCCTTGCCGTGAAGGCACGAAACGGATGTTAGAGATTCTCACTCGCATTACCGAAGGCGAAGGACGGGACGGCGACATCGAACTGCTCGAGTCTTTGGCTAAAAATATTAAAGCCACTGCTCTCTGCGGTCTTGGTCAGACAGCTCCGAATCCTGTACTCAGCACACTGCGCTATTTCCGTCACGAGTATGAGGCTCATATTCATGACAAACGCTGTCCTGCAGGCGCGTGTTCGAAATTGGCTGGTTACCAGATTACTGAATTGTGCAAAGGCTGTGGCCTGTGCAAAAAGGTCTGCCCGGTTGAGGCTATTAGCGGCGATGTGAAGAAACTGCACAACATTGGCCAAGATAAATGCATCAAATGTGGCGCCTGTTTGGCTAAGTGCCCGTTCAAGGCCATCATTAAGGGTTAGGAGAGGAGTGAACAGAGTGGAAAAAGTTACAGTTACGATAGATGGCAGAAAAGTTGAAGTCCCGAAAACCGCTACAGTATTAGAGGCCGCGCAAGCCGCCGGCGTGAAAGTTCCCACGCTCTGCTACCATCCCGAGCTTAGGCCGGAAGGCGCTTGCCGGGTCTGCATGGTTGAGGTTAAAGGCGCTCGCAGCTTGGTTGCTTCCTGCGTATATCCTGTCAATGACGGCATGGTGGTTAATACCAACACCGCCGATGTTCGCGAAGGCCGCAAAACAGTGGTTGAACTGCTTCTGGCCAACCATCCGCAAGATTGCTTTTCCTGCGCTCGCAATTTGAATTGCGAACTGCAGAGCATCGCCGCTGATTTAGGCATCCGCAAAATTCGTTTCGATGGTGAGCAAACCAACTATCCGTTGGATGATAAGAATCCTTGCCTTGTCCGCGACCAATCCAAGTGTATCCTCTGCGGACGCTGCATTAGAGCCTGCAGTGAGCGGCAAGGTGTTCATGTTTACAGTTTCACAAACCGCGGCTTCAATACTACTGTATCGCCTGCTTTCGGCCAAGGCCTAGATCAGGTTGCTTGCACCTATTGCGGCCAATGCTCGGCAGTTTGCCCAACTGCGGCCATTGTTGAAAAAGATGACACAGCATCGGTTTGGAAAGCAATTAGCGATCCCACCAAGCACGTCGTAGTGCAAACTGCTCCAGCAGTTCGTGTTGCGCTGGGTGAAGCGCTTGGTCTTGATCATGGTACGATTGTCACCGGCAAAATGGTGGCTGCGCTTCGCAGAATCGGCTTTGATAAAGTCTTTGATACCAACTTTTCTGCTGACCTCACGATTCTGGAGGAAGGATCTGAACTGATAGAACGATTAACGCACGGCGGAACCATGCCGATGATTACCTCTTGCAGTCCCGGCTGGGTTAACTTTATCGAGCTGATGTATCCCGATCTGCTCGATCACCTATCTACTGCTAAATCGCCGCAACAGATGTTTGGCGCCCTGACCAAAACCTACTATGCGGAAAAATCGGGAATTGATCCGAAAAACATTGTCTCAGTATCCATCATGCCTTGTACCGCCAAGAAGGCCGAGGCAGTCCGCCCTGAAATGAATTCAAGCGGTTACCAGGACGTAGATTATGTTCTGACCACGCGTGAACTCGGTCGGATGATTCGCGAGGCCGGACTTGACTTTGCCGCCTTGCCGTCAGAAGAATATGACGCTCCGCTCGGCATCTCGACAGGAGCAGGCATGATCTTTGGTGCGACCGGTGGTGTTACAGAAGCTGCACTGCGCACTGTGGTAGAGATTGTTACCGGAAAACCGCTGGATAACATTGAATTCAAAGATGTTCGCGGCATGACCGGATTAAAAGAAGCTGTTGTGCCGGTCGGTGATCTTCAGGTTAAGGTTGCGGTCGCGCATACCTTGGCGAATGCGCGGATTATTCTTGATAAAATCAGAAAAGGCGAAGCAGACTATCAATTTATTGAGATCATGGCTTGCCCAGGCGGCTGCATCGGCGGCGGCGGTCAGCCAGTTCCTGTATGCGCTGAAGTAAGGGAGAAGCGCATCGGCTCAATTTATGATTGTGATCAGGCGTATGAAATCCGCAAATCACACGAGAATCCGGCGATTCAGGAGTTGTACTCAACCTGGCTGGGCAAACCGCTTGGCGAAAAATCGCATAAGCTGTTGCATACTCATTATCACCCGCAGCATAAAAAGTAACTAAAGTAAAGACGCGCGGAACAACCGCGCGTCTTTTTTTACTACCAAAAGCATAATTTCTGAAACAGATGAAGCAAGGCTGCGTTTTGTCACAGAGGACACAGAGGGGTTATCGAGTTACACAGAGTCGAACAGAAGTGTTTTGCACGGTAATCGTAACCACTCTGTGAGTTTCCTCGGTGCTACTCTGTGTACCTGTGGCAACGTAAGTCCAGTTCCCAAGGAATGCCTCAGGTATTTTCTGTAATAAACTTTGTGAAAAAACACTAAATATGTCTGCTGATTTTAGAAGGATTTATGAATCACATAGCGAAATATAGATAATTATAAAACAAGTTAGCGGATTCACGAAGAGAATAGGGCTGCTAGCGGTATTGCTGTTGGGTGGTCAAGCTGCTAAAGGGATGGACTATGAAAGAACATATTGTTATTTCTAAAGCAACGATAGACAGATTGCCGGTTTACTTTCGCATTCTTCGCTCAGTTCAAGATGAAGGTGTAGAAATTATCTCGTCAGAAGACATTGGACGCCGAATTGGTATCACCCCGGAACAAATTCGTAAAGATCTGGCTTCCTTCGGTGAATTTGGCAAGAAGGGTGTCGGCTACTATGTGCGTGATCTCATCCGAAATATTGGCGAGATACTAGGGTTGCACCATGATTGGAACATAGCTATCGTTGGGATGGGTCACCTTGGTTGGGCTTTAGCAAATTACCGTAATTTCGGGAGCTTGGGATTTAATCTGGCAGCGATGTTTGACGTTGATCCCGACAAAGTCGGCAGGACAATCAATGGTGTTGAGGTATATCACATTGAATGCCTGCAGCAAATCAGCATGGAAAAAGACATCCAAATTGGCGTTATCGCCGTACCGGCTGCCCAGGCTCAAGCCGCGGCGGACGCATTAGTTGCTGCTGGCGTACGCGGGATATGGAACTTTGCGCCAATACGATTAAATGTGCCTGAGGATGTTCGCTTAGTGAGTGAAGATTTGTCAATCGGACTCAGCAGTATCTCTTATTATCTGACTCGATCAACAAAAAAATAAACTTTTCTCTGAAACTCCTGTTTTTGCAGAAGGAGTTTGCTGAGCAGTGTAGAATATATAATATTTGGTAAGAAAAAATATCATTGCTGAAACTAATTGCATTAAGTATGGACAGTGAGGTTCAGTGGGCCAAGCTAGAAATACATTGCGACCGGTGTGCTTATGGTCATTGCCTAGCGGTAATCGGCAAAATAAGTAACGCTATGGTTTGTTTTGCACACATGGTATCTGGTTTTGTGTGCAAAATAAG
Encoded proteins:
- a CDS encoding NADH-dependent [FeFe] hydrogenase, group A6, translating into MEKVTVTIDGRKVEVPKTATVLEAAQAAGVKVPTLCYHPELRPEGACRVCMVEVKGARSLVASCVYPVNDGMVVNTNTADVREGRKTVVELLLANHPQDCFSCARNLNCELQSIAADLGIRKIRFDGEQTNYPLDDKNPCLVRDQSKCILCGRCIRACSERQGVHVYSFTNRGFNTTVSPAFGQGLDQVACTYCGQCSAVCPTAAIVEKDDTASVWKAISDPTKHVVVQTAPAVRVALGEALGLDHGTIVTGKMVAALRRIGFDKVFDTNFSADLTILEEGSELIERLTHGGTMPMITSCSPGWVNFIELMYPDLLDHLSTAKSPQQMFGALTKTYYAEKSGIDPKNIVSVSIMPCTAKKAEAVRPEMNSSGYQDVDYVLTTRELGRMIREAGLDFAALPSEEYDAPLGISTGAGMIFGATGGVTEAALRTVVEIVTGKPLDNIEFKDVRGMTGLKEAVVPVGDLQVKVAVAHTLANARIILDKIRKGEADYQFIEIMACPGGCIGGGGQPVPVCAEVREKRIGSIYDCDQAYEIRKSHENPAIQELYSTWLGKPLGEKSHKLLHTHYHPQHKK
- a CDS encoding redox-sensing transcriptional repressor Rex is translated as MKEHIVISKATIDRLPVYFRILRSVQDEGVEIISSEDIGRRIGITPEQIRKDLASFGEFGKKGVGYYVRDLIRNIGEILGLHHDWNIAIVGMGHLGWALANYRNFGSLGFNLAAMFDVDPDKVGRTINGVEVYHIECLQQISMEKDIQIGVIAVPAAQAQAAADALVAAGVRGIWNFAPIRLNVPEDVRLVSEDLSIGLSSISYYLTRSTKK
- the nuoF gene encoding NADH-quinone oxidoreductase subunit NuoF, with protein sequence MQLRAHVLICAGTGCVSSGAKKVEAALSQELAKAGLEKEIKVIETGCHGFCEMGPIMIVYPEGVFYCRVQPEDVPEVVENHLLKGRIVERLLFREPISHEKIANYKDIAFYKKQHRLVLANCGHINPEVIEEYIANGGYEALGKALTEMTPEQVIAEMKKSGLRGRGGGGFPTGNKWEFARNAPGVKKYVVCNADEGDPGAFMDRSVLEGDPHRIIEGMAICGYAIGADEGYVYVRAEYPLAIKRLRIAIKQAEEMGLIGDNIFGSNFNFHLKIKEGAGAFVCGEETALLASIEGKRGMPRPRPPFPAISGLWGKPTNINNVETFGNVPQIITNGADWYAAMGTEKSKGTKVFALTGRINNTGLAEVPMGIAMREIIYEIGGGIPDGKKFKAVQIGGPSGGCLPEEMLDLPVDYDSLIAAGAMMGSGGLVVMDETTCMVDVAKFFLNFTQSESCGKCTPCREGTKRMLEILTRITEGEGRDGDIELLESLAKNIKATALCGLGQTAPNPVLSTLRYFRHEYEAHIHDKRCPAGACSKLAGYQITELCKGCGLCKKVCPVEAISGDVKKLHNIGQDKCIKCGACLAKCPFKAIIKG